One region of Mangifera indica cultivar Alphonso unplaced genomic scaffold, CATAS_Mindica_2.1 Un_0015, whole genome shotgun sequence genomic DNA includes:
- the LOC123205764 gene encoding MAP7 domain-containing protein 2-like, producing MASTVTRSLRRSLTRSFSSTTVPPPPSQPSHRNNHQQTRQFLGPNSFLGSWEALKDPKEAERKLALLRRQYAKQVKETRKAYIEEMEMLRLEKQRKDEAKKEAIRLANEERKKLKAEAAKVRAEERRIALEEFRQVLLKERAEKLENWRMKEKARVEKKKEKIELIHRQSSVWIDEDQLEKKLVEAVTETRPF from the exons ATGGCCTCCACCGTCACCCGCTCTCTCCGCCGTTCTCTGACGCGCTCTTTCTCCTCCACCACTGTGCCCCCACCACCGTCTCAACCCAGCCATCGCAACAACCATCAACAGACCCGCCAATTCTTGGGCCCAAACTCCTTTCTCGGCAGTTGGGAAGCCCTTAAAGACCCAAAAGAGGCCGAAAGGAAACTGGCTCTCTTGAGAAGACAGTATGCGAAACAAGTTAAAGAGACCCGCAAAGCCTATATCGAAGAGATGGAGATGCTGAGACTCGAAAAGCAGAGAAAAGACGAAGCGAAAAAAGAAGCTATTCGATTGGCTAATGAGGAGCGTAAGAAGTTGAAAGCGGAGGCGGCTAAGGTTCGAGCCGAAGAAAGAAGGATTGCTCTAGAAGAATTTCGCCAAGTCCTT TTAAAGGAAAGAGCTGAGAAGCTTGAAAACTggagaatgaaagaaaaagcaagggtagagaagaagaaagagaagattgAGCTCATACATCGACAAAGCTCTGTGTGGATTGACGAAGATCAATTGGAGAAGAAGCTTGTGGAAGCTGTGACCGAGACCAGACCCTTCTAA